The Halomicronema hongdechloris C2206 genome includes a window with the following:
- a CDS encoding Uma2 family endonuclease: MVQAHPQFHTFEDFLAYTEDIEAYYELVNGALIEVPPESDENLYRALQLYEALQPLVGMRQIRLQGLALAVPGEPKNRYPDLTILRPEHPDQMGALGRAAITLDMLPPQLVVEVVSPGAENHRRDYIDKRNQYEWRGIPEYWIVDPVVGQVTVFSLTERGYAATAFTGDAVVASPSFPGWSLTATAMLAL; encoded by the coding sequence ATGGTGCAGGCTCATCCGCAGTTCCATACCTTTGAGGACTTCCTCGCCTATACCGAGGACATAGAGGCGTACTATGAACTCGTCAACGGAGCCTTAATTGAGGTGCCCCCCGAGTCGGATGAGAATCTGTATCGGGCGCTGCAGCTCTATGAAGCGCTGCAGCCTTTGGTAGGGATGCGACAGATCCGCCTGCAGGGATTGGCCTTAGCTGTGCCAGGGGAGCCCAAAAATCGCTACCCTGACCTGACCATATTGCGCCCAGAGCATCCGGACCAAATGGGTGCTTTGGGGCGAGCTGCCATTACCCTGGACATGTTGCCACCGCAGTTGGTGGTTGAGGTCGTTAGTCCGGGCGCTGAGAACCATCGCCGCGACTACATCGACAAACGCAATCAGTATGAATGGCGCGGTATTCCAGAGTATTGGATTGTAGACCCGGTGGTCGGCCAGGTTACGGTGTTCTCTCTGACGGAGCGGGGCTATGCCGCCACTGCCTTTACTGGCGACGCGGTGGTTGCATCCCCCAGTTTTCCAGGTTGGTCATTGACCGCTACGGCCATGCTCGCCCTCTGA
- a CDS encoding HlyD family efflux transporter periplasmic adaptor subunit, with protein sequence MALINRTAESQNGKSVSSQSPSLPPDFDQAVVLRQSPVWSRAVVWAIVGVTSATVAWACLAKIEEAIPAQGKLEPQGVVQPVQAPVGGVIDRLHVEEGETVEEGELLVSFDPEATEAQRQSLQEIRQKLIQENQFYRAQLAGDTTTARPDLAPEIAQLTRNRSTLVAENELYRLQLQGVGSGAPLTVEQRQRLNTSLEQLDSSLSVVALEADQLNQQLVQTRVQLANAREELRVNQEILDRITPLFKQGAVAQIPYLQQQQQVNNRQAQVNSLVEEEERLRYAIAQAQERLRNTLLQSREDLQTLIADNESAIATIDSQLNKTILENEKRLEEIEGQLTQLEQTRRYQQLRAPVSGTIFNLQANEEGYVVNSSDPVLEIVPNDTLVARVYITNRDIGFVKQQFDQQDQLNVDVRIDSYPFSEFGDIDGTLVHIGSDALPPNDTHSYFRFPAEIELSQQALSQEGYSLTLQSGMSVSANIKLRKRRVITILTDLFVRKIDSLKSGG encoded by the coding sequence ATGGCGTTAATCAACCGTACTGCTGAGAGTCAAAACGGCAAATCGGTCAGCAGTCAGTCTCCCAGCTTGCCGCCCGACTTCGACCAGGCGGTAGTACTACGCCAGTCGCCAGTGTGGTCACGGGCAGTGGTGTGGGCCATTGTTGGGGTCACTAGTGCCACCGTGGCTTGGGCCTGCCTAGCCAAGATCGAAGAAGCAATCCCGGCCCAGGGCAAACTAGAACCCCAGGGGGTGGTGCAGCCGGTGCAAGCTCCCGTAGGCGGAGTCATCGACCGCCTCCATGTGGAAGAGGGGGAGACAGTCGAGGAAGGAGAGCTGCTGGTGAGTTTTGACCCGGAAGCCACCGAGGCCCAACGTCAATCCCTACAGGAAATTCGCCAGAAGCTGATTCAAGAAAACCAGTTTTACCGCGCCCAGTTAGCCGGAGACACGACGACTGCCCGGCCAGATCTTGCTCCTGAAATCGCTCAGTTGACTCGGAATCGGTCCACTCTAGTGGCTGAAAATGAGCTTTACCGGTTGCAGCTGCAGGGAGTGGGATCCGGTGCTCCCCTTACCGTCGAACAGCGACAACGGCTGAACACGTCCTTAGAACAGCTGGATTCGAGTCTCTCAGTAGTGGCCTTAGAGGCTGACCAGCTGAATCAACAGCTGGTTCAAACTCGGGTGCAACTGGCCAACGCCCGCGAAGAGCTACGGGTGAACCAGGAGATCCTCGATCGGATTACTCCCCTGTTTAAGCAGGGGGCTGTGGCTCAGATTCCCTATCTGCAGCAGCAGCAGCAGGTGAATAATCGCCAGGCCCAGGTGAATAGTTTAGTGGAAGAAGAAGAGCGGCTCCGTTATGCCATTGCCCAGGCCCAGGAACGACTACGTAATACCTTGCTGCAGTCCCGTGAAGATCTCCAGACCCTGATTGCGGACAATGAATCTGCGATCGCAACTATCGACAGCCAACTCAACAAAACCATCCTAGAGAACGAAAAACGCCTAGAGGAAATTGAGGGACAACTCACCCAATTAGAACAAACCCGGCGTTATCAACAGCTGCGGGCTCCGGTCAGTGGGACGATCTTCAACCTGCAAGCCAATGAAGAAGGCTACGTCGTCAATTCCAGCGACCCCGTGCTGGAAATTGTGCCTAACGATACCCTTGTAGCCCGGGTCTATATCACCAACCGCGACATCGGCTTCGTCAAACAACAGTTCGACCAACAGGACCAACTCAACGTAGATGTGCGTATAGATTCCTATCCCTTCAGTGAATTCGGCGACATCGATGGCACCCTGGTACACATCGGCTCCGATGCCCTGCCCCCCAACGACACCCATTCCTACTTCCGCTTCCCGGCGGAAATCGAGTTATCCCAGCAGGCCCTCAGCCAAGAAGGGTACAGTCTCACCCTGCAGTCAGGCATGTCAGTCAGCGCCAATATTAAGCTGCGCAAGCGCCGGGTAATTACTATCCTCACCGACCTATTCGTGCGGAAAATCGATAGCTTGAAATCCGGTGGCTAG
- the pyrH gene encoding UMP kinase, whose protein sequence is MGKTYQRVLLKLSGEALMGTMSYGIDGTVVQTIAQEIADVVRSGVQIAIVVGGGNIFRGIKGAAAGMDRATADYIGMIATVMNAMTLQDALEQMGVPTRVQTAIAMQEVAEPYIRRRAIRHLEKNRVVIFGAGSGNPFFTTDTTAALRAAEINADVVFKATQVDGVYDCDPKLNPDAKRYQSLTYSHVLAHDLKVMDSTAIALCKDNNIPIMVFDLSRRGNIHRAVVGESIGTIVGDSCEVR, encoded by the coding sequence ATGGGAAAGACCTACCAACGGGTACTACTCAAATTGAGCGGTGAGGCCCTCATGGGCACCATGTCCTATGGGATTGACGGCACCGTCGTTCAGACCATCGCCCAAGAGATAGCCGACGTCGTCAGAAGCGGCGTTCAGATTGCCATCGTCGTCGGCGGTGGCAATATTTTTCGCGGCATTAAGGGGGCAGCGGCGGGCATGGATCGGGCTACCGCCGATTACATCGGCATGATTGCCACCGTCATGAACGCCATGACCCTACAAGATGCCTTAGAACAGATGGGAGTCCCGACCCGCGTCCAAACGGCTATCGCCATGCAGGAAGTGGCAGAACCCTATATTCGCCGTCGCGCCATTCGCCATCTAGAAAAGAACCGGGTGGTTATATTTGGGGCTGGATCTGGCAACCCCTTCTTCACCACTGACACCACAGCGGCTCTGCGGGCGGCTGAAATCAATGCTGACGTGGTCTTTAAGGCGACCCAGGTGGATGGCGTCTACGACTGCGATCCGAAACTCAATCCCGATGCCAAACGCTATCAAAGCCTAACCTATAGCCATGTGCTAGCCCATGATCTTAAGGTAATGGATAGTACTGCGATCGCATTATGCAAAGATAACAACATCCCGATCATGGTATTTGACCTATCTAGGCGCGGTAACATTCACCGAGCCGTGGTAGGAGAGTCCATTGGCACAATTGTGGGGGATTCCTGTGAAGTTCGATAG
- a CDS encoding carotenoid oxygenase family protein, with protein sequence MTSSQSFPWPPFPPAMMTASANELTDVELQLVAGELPQDLQGHLFMVAPVGSVTSDGLPNPDGAHVWNGNGLIYRLDFDQAGRVRLTTRLAKTPCYYADLATRPGSPEQRYRFRDFGMARFSLALGMRNQLNTAFVPMAFEADGPARLLLTFDGGRPYEIDPVTLEVVTPVGSNREWRPGMNLRVPFPAVLSTAHPAFDPCTQELFTVNYGRSLANFLETIPLLYELDELPQELEDLLDAIASWANLDSLLNRLLSPWQDLAQALLKQLQGPIEKILGVANFVYLIRWDGQGAFQRWRLVDAEGDPVRIEQTMHQIGVSQDYVILMDTSLKFGLEQILSRPLPHSKVGNRAVRTLLTRPQEPNTAIYLVRREQLVPPATSEQVLDVVAQRLTIPLETGHFLVDYDNPEGRVTVHIAHECATDVSEWVRRYDVSAIDHQPLPAALQGMIAVGAMDVGRLGRYVIDAEQGRLLSSHVIQDSHRTWGLGLYTYREQGSNGQPPRRFKSLYWQSLGFWPDLLPEFIHQLYQDYPHRLVPLEQLWPIPEQGQGRPSSLVRLDLDTMAIVDAYEFPLTDAHGGWDGHVVNSPQFIPRAGAGETDTDGYLVCPVISVRAKELWIFDAAHLAKGPLCRLAHPDFQPGYTIHTTWLPTIARRQAAYHIPVRADYGPLVEQAAPAIRRLFETAVYPHFATGSEGEHGRSGQ encoded by the coding sequence ATGACTTCTTCTCAATCGTTTCCCTGGCCACCGTTTCCCCCGGCGATGATGACAGCCAGTGCCAATGAGCTCACCGATGTAGAGTTACAGCTGGTGGCGGGGGAATTGCCCCAGGATTTGCAGGGGCATCTGTTCATGGTGGCGCCGGTGGGGTCAGTGACTTCCGATGGCCTGCCCAATCCAGATGGGGCCCATGTGTGGAATGGCAATGGCCTGATCTATCGGCTTGACTTCGATCAGGCGGGACGGGTGCGGCTGACCACCCGCCTGGCCAAGACCCCTTGCTATTATGCGGACTTGGCGACTCGCCCCGGCAGCCCGGAACAGCGCTATCGGTTTCGAGACTTTGGCATGGCCCGCTTTTCGTTGGCTCTGGGCATGCGCAACCAGCTGAATACGGCCTTTGTGCCCATGGCTTTTGAGGCCGATGGTCCGGCCCGGCTGTTACTGACCTTTGATGGGGGGCGACCCTATGAGATCGATCCGGTCACCCTGGAGGTGGTGACACCAGTAGGTAGCAATCGAGAATGGCGACCGGGGATGAATCTGCGGGTGCCCTTTCCAGCGGTGTTGAGCACGGCCCATCCTGCTTTCGATCCCTGCACCCAGGAGTTGTTCACGGTCAACTATGGTCGCTCCCTGGCCAATTTTCTGGAGACGATTCCGCTGCTCTATGAGTTGGATGAGTTGCCTCAAGAGCTAGAAGACCTGCTGGATGCAATCGCATCCTGGGCAAACCTGGATAGCCTGCTCAATAGGCTACTGAGTCCCTGGCAAGATTTGGCCCAGGCCCTGCTGAAACAATTGCAGGGGCCCATCGAGAAGATCTTGGGAGTGGCCAACTTCGTCTATTTGATCCGTTGGGACGGTCAAGGCGCTTTTCAACGCTGGCGCCTGGTCGATGCCGAGGGCGACCCGGTGCGGATTGAGCAGACCATGCATCAAATCGGGGTGAGCCAAGACTATGTGATCCTGATGGACACCTCCCTTAAATTCGGTCTAGAGCAAATCCTCAGTCGTCCTCTGCCCCATAGTAAGGTGGGCAACCGGGCCGTGCGCACTCTACTAACCCGCCCCCAGGAACCTAATACCGCCATTTATCTGGTACGGCGGGAGCAGCTGGTGCCCCCGGCTACATCGGAGCAAGTCTTAGATGTGGTGGCTCAACGGCTGACCATTCCCCTGGAAACCGGTCACTTCCTGGTGGACTATGACAACCCGGAAGGGCGCGTCACCGTCCATATCGCCCACGAATGTGCCACCGATGTCTCAGAATGGGTGCGACGCTATGATGTCTCCGCCATCGACCATCAGCCCCTACCGGCGGCTCTGCAGGGCATGATTGCCGTGGGGGCCATGGATGTGGGTCGCCTGGGGCGCTACGTCATCGATGCCGAACAGGGCCGACTGCTCAGTTCCCACGTCATCCAAGACAGCCACCGCACCTGGGGATTGGGCCTCTATACCTATCGTGAGCAGGGCAGCAACGGCCAACCGCCGCGGCGGTTTAAATCCCTCTACTGGCAGTCTTTAGGATTCTGGCCCGACCTGCTGCCCGAGTTCATCCATCAACTCTATCAAGACTATCCCCATCGCCTAGTGCCCCTAGAGCAGCTGTGGCCGATTCCGGAGCAGGGCCAGGGGCGTCCCTCCAGCCTGGTGCGTCTGGATCTCGACACCATGGCCATCGTCGATGCCTATGAGTTTCCCCTCACCGATGCCCATGGGGGATGGGATGGCCATGTGGTCAACTCCCCCCAATTCATACCGCGGGCCGGGGCCGGAGAGACCGATACCGACGGCTATCTGGTCTGTCCGGTGATTTCAGTCCGAGCCAAAGAACTGTGGATCTTCGATGCCGCCCACCTGGCCAAAGGCCCCCTGTGCCGCCTGGCCCATCCTGACTTTCAACCCGGCTATACCATCCATACCACCTGGCTACCGACCATTGCCCGCCGTCAGGCCGCTTACCATATCCCCGTGCGGGCCGACTATGGTCCCTTAGTGGAGCAGGCGGCTCCGGCCATTCGTCGGCTGTTTGAGACCGCCGTCTATCCTCACTTTGCCACCGGGTCAGAGGGCGAGCATGGCCGTAGCGGTCAATGA
- a CDS encoding secondary thiamine-phosphate synthase enzyme YjbQ, whose amino-acid sequence MTIFHTTLPLPTDDSIGLYDVTATIQAVVNSTQVQQGQVLVFCRHTTTALAINEYETRLLTDIKTYLRKLAPPTEVYRHNDLHLRDVPADEPENAHSHLMAMTLNTSEVIPIVDGELALGTYQSVLFVELDGPRQRTLFVQVTGEL is encoded by the coding sequence ATGACCATTTTCCATACCACATTGCCACTCCCCACCGACGACAGCATCGGCCTCTATGACGTCACTGCCACCATCCAAGCCGTCGTCAACTCCACCCAGGTGCAGCAGGGGCAAGTGCTCGTGTTCTGCCGCCATACCACCACCGCCCTGGCCATTAACGAATACGAAACGCGGTTGCTGACCGATATCAAGACCTATCTGCGCAAACTGGCTCCCCCCACAGAGGTCTACCGACACAATGACCTGCACCTGCGGGATGTGCCCGCCGATGAACCGGAAAACGCCCATTCTCATCTGATGGCCATGACTCTCAATACCAGCGAAGTGATCCCCATCGTCGATGGGGAATTGGCCCTGGGCACCTATCAGTCAGTGTTGTTCGTGGAATTAGATGGCCCCCGCCAACGAACCCTGTTTGTGCAGGTGACCGGGGAACTCTAG
- a CDS encoding carotenoid oxygenase family protein, translating to MTRSEPQPLPVPFPASVSLLSRTEFKQEPLQVKAGRLPNDIYGHAFFIGPGGCLTDPTLPGTDLIQPSHDGTPLFNGDAMVYRIDFSGKTAYLNNHIARTPCYYTDLASLPGSDYADLGYHNHGLARLSFGLGFRDEVNTAFQPLLFDPEEGLRLLITWDAGRPYEIDPETLEAVTPVGYNQEWREQIELALPFGIFTTTAHSAFDPNTDRPDTPPQLFTVNYGKSVATALWPIFTNEAGEPLPEPVEAILADFERLLDVIEQRVNLVRQPLKTFLDTEAQVLDSLPQELRELWQGGRQQLRTNLRQTLSGLISVLLQLEDWLPDAVTIPRQRRYRELWKGFLELLEEELEDGFDSLHDLLSEVLRLIGVARRLLQAAVNMEDFVHLMVWDGHQPLQQWQVVVEEDGQQVSPRIFQSMHQIAITQDYVVLMDTVFKLGAEQLLTSPAPHFPKLERLIRHLLDFRQSADTTIYIIKREDLDPDQSQVVAKRVVIPRSAAHFLADYDTPDGQLTLHLAHNTGWDPAEWTRPYDHFPYSEFPAVLGMSTGAIDINHLGRYVINGETGELCQSTVLTDFDHTWMTAIFAYACPDGVSPVRRFRSLYWNSWGCRGDLLSNYIAELYRDYPYRELPVEQVLALTQQGLPVNLCRLDTETMEITDSYVFPPGCFGTSAQFVPRRDGGDDPTAGYLMCIVNTSDDPAQSELWLFDAAHLAKGPVCKLSHPQLAIGMTIHSTWLPRLNPRRASYYVPVPEDYEPRLAKLSSERRERLERLFRDHVYPHFQPPSGS from the coding sequence ATGACCCGCTCCGAGCCCCAGCCCTTACCTGTCCCCTTTCCCGCCTCCGTCAGTCTTCTGAGTCGCACCGAATTCAAGCAAGAACCCCTGCAAGTCAAAGCAGGCCGTCTACCCAACGACATCTACGGCCACGCTTTTTTTATCGGTCCCGGCGGTTGCCTCACCGACCCCACTCTGCCCGGCACTGATTTAATCCAACCCTCCCACGACGGCACCCCCCTGTTTAATGGCGATGCCATGGTCTATCGCATTGACTTCAGTGGCAAAACTGCCTACCTAAACAATCATATTGCCCGCACTCCCTGCTACTACACTGACCTGGCCAGTCTCCCCGGCAGCGACTACGCCGATCTGGGTTATCACAACCATGGCCTGGCTCGCCTGTCTTTTGGATTGGGTTTCCGCGATGAGGTTAATACGGCGTTTCAACCCCTGCTGTTTGATCCCGAAGAAGGACTGCGGCTGCTGATCACCTGGGATGCCGGCCGCCCCTACGAGATCGACCCGGAAACCCTGGAGGCGGTGACGCCGGTCGGCTACAACCAGGAATGGCGCGAACAGATTGAATTGGCTCTGCCCTTCGGCATCTTCACCACTACGGCCCACAGCGCCTTCGACCCCAATACCGATCGCCCCGATACGCCGCCGCAGCTGTTTACGGTGAACTACGGTAAGTCGGTGGCGACGGCCCTCTGGCCCATCTTCACCAACGAGGCGGGCGAGCCCTTGCCAGAGCCAGTGGAAGCCATCCTGGCCGACTTCGAACGGTTGCTGGATGTAATTGAGCAGCGGGTGAACTTGGTGCGGCAACCCTTGAAGACCTTTCTGGATACCGAGGCTCAGGTGCTGGATAGCCTGCCCCAGGAGCTACGAGAGCTCTGGCAGGGAGGACGGCAGCAGTTGCGCACTAACCTACGCCAGACCCTGTCCGGGCTAATCTCGGTGCTGCTGCAGCTAGAGGATTGGCTGCCCGATGCCGTCACCATTCCCCGACAGCGGCGTTACCGAGAGCTGTGGAAGGGATTCCTGGAACTACTGGAAGAGGAATTGGAAGACGGCTTTGACTCCCTGCACGATCTGCTCTCGGAGGTGTTGCGCCTCATCGGGGTAGCCCGGCGGCTGCTGCAGGCGGCTGTAAATATGGAAGACTTCGTCCATCTGATGGTGTGGGATGGTCACCAACCCTTACAGCAATGGCAGGTAGTGGTCGAGGAAGACGGCCAGCAGGTGTCTCCCCGCATCTTTCAGAGTATGCATCAGATTGCCATCACCCAGGACTATGTGGTGCTGATGGATACAGTGTTTAAGCTGGGGGCCGAGCAACTACTCACCAGCCCCGCCCCCCACTTTCCCAAGCTAGAGCGGCTGATTCGCCATCTGTTGGACTTTCGCCAGTCGGCGGATACGACGATTTACATCATCAAGCGAGAAGACCTGGACCCTGACCAGTCCCAGGTGGTGGCCAAGCGGGTGGTGATTCCCCGCAGTGCCGCCCACTTTCTAGCAGATTATGACACGCCCGATGGCCAACTCACCCTGCATTTGGCCCACAATACCGGCTGGGATCCGGCGGAGTGGACCCGTCCCTATGATCACTTTCCCTACAGCGAGTTTCCGGCGGTGTTGGGGATGTCGACGGGGGCCATCGATATCAACCACCTGGGTCGCTACGTCATCAATGGGGAAACGGGGGAGCTATGTCAGTCCACCGTGCTCACCGACTTTGACCATACCTGGATGACGGCTATCTTTGCCTATGCCTGCCCCGATGGAGTGTCGCCAGTGCGGCGGTTTCGCAGTCTCTACTGGAATTCCTGGGGCTGTCGCGGCGATCTGCTGTCGAACTATATTGCCGAGCTCTACCGCGACTATCCCTACCGGGAATTGCCGGTGGAGCAGGTGCTGGCCCTGACGCAGCAGGGATTGCCGGTGAATCTCTGCCGCTTAGACACGGAAACCATGGAGATTACTGACAGCTATGTCTTTCCCCCGGGGTGTTTTGGTACCTCGGCCCAGTTTGTACCCCGGCGCGACGGCGGTGATGATCCCACAGCCGGGTATCTGATGTGCATCGTCAACACCAGTGACGATCCGGCTCAGAGCGAATTGTGGCTGTTTGATGCGGCCCACCTAGCTAAGGGACCGGTGTGTAAGCTCAGTCATCCGCAGCTGGCCATCGGCATGACCATCCATTCCACCTGGTTGCCACGGCTGAATCCGCGGCGAGCCAGCTATTATGTGCCGGTGCCGGAGGATTATGAACCGCGCCTGGCCAAACTATCGTCAGAACGGCGAGAACGCCTGGAGCGATTGTTTCGCGACCATGTCTATCCCCATTTCCAGCCGCCATCGGGGTCCTAG
- a CDS encoding RelA/SpoT family protein, whose product MNVAKTLDSTADPTLADTLDLPDDCNLPNWLQTCLLSQSPDLEDESEEIRENKSNNRLVCQAFQFAYTLHKGQRRASGEPYICHPIAVASLLRDLGGDSAMIAAGFLHDVVEDTDVTPDEIEAHFGQEVRQLVEGVTKLSKFNFQSKTERQAENFRRMFLAMAQDIRVIVVKLADRLHNMRTLEHLSDEKRRRIAQETLEIFAPLANRLGIGRFKWELEDLSFKYLKTDAYNKMREHVVEKRGDREARLKQIAQTLRQRLQQAGIKVIEVSSRPKHLYGIYCKMERQHKDFHEIYDVAAIRLIVGTKEECYRTLAVVHDAFRPIPGRFKDYIGLPKPNRYQSLHTVVIGTSGRPIEVQIRTLEMHHVAEYGIAAHWKYKETGSSSNTPVTTDDEKFTWLRQLLEWQNDLKDAQEFLENVKGNLFDEDVYVFTPNGDVISLNRGATPVDFAYRIHTEVGNHCAGARVNDRIVTLDTPLETGDIVEIITQKNSHPSLDWLNFVVTAGARNRIRQWYKRSHRDENVARGRDMLEKELGKNGFDALLKSAPAQAAAERCNYSTVEDLLAGLGYGEVTLNLVVNRLREAVKAQQPIEADSKEAPDPEQLIAEAISSPSLKSKVSPSTSPILGVEGLLHHIAGCCNPLPGEPIIGVVSLGSRGIAIHRQGCPNVESIPGDRLIPVSWNQAESNGNNRQTYPVQVKIEVIDRVGVLKDILSHLSDLQINVYKAQVKTFPGQTAEIDLGLDVRDHAHLDRTFNQIRKMTDVLRLRRVSEADG is encoded by the coding sequence ATGAATGTTGCTAAGACCCTCGACTCAACCGCAGATCCAACATTGGCAGATACGCTTGATCTGCCTGACGACTGTAATTTACCTAACTGGCTACAAACCTGCCTGCTATCTCAAAGCCCCGATTTAGAAGACGAATCCGAAGAAATCCGAGAGAACAAATCTAACAACCGCCTCGTCTGTCAAGCCTTTCAGTTTGCTTACACGCTCCATAAAGGACAACGCCGGGCCTCGGGGGAACCGTACATCTGTCACCCCATTGCTGTAGCTAGCTTACTTCGAGATCTCGGTGGTGATAGTGCCATGATCGCGGCTGGTTTTCTCCACGACGTGGTCGAAGACACCGATGTTACCCCCGACGAAATTGAAGCCCACTTCGGTCAAGAGGTTCGCCAATTAGTTGAAGGCGTTACCAAGCTCTCAAAGTTTAACTTCCAAAGCAAAACTGAGCGTCAGGCCGAGAACTTTCGGCGGATGTTCTTAGCGATGGCTCAGGACATTCGGGTGATCGTGGTCAAGCTGGCCGATCGGCTCCACAACATGCGCACTTTAGAGCATCTCAGTGATGAGAAACGCCGCCGCATCGCCCAAGAGACCCTGGAAATCTTCGCCCCATTGGCCAACCGCCTAGGGATAGGACGGTTTAAGTGGGAGTTAGAGGATCTGTCTTTCAAGTATCTCAAAACCGATGCCTACAACAAGATGCGAGAGCATGTTGTCGAAAAACGCGGGGATCGAGAAGCCCGCCTGAAGCAAATTGCCCAAACCTTGCGGCAGCGCCTACAACAGGCTGGCATCAAGGTGATTGAAGTGAGCAGCCGGCCCAAACATCTCTACGGCATCTACTGCAAAATGGAACGTCAGCACAAAGACTTCCATGAGATTTATGATGTTGCTGCTATCCGCTTGATTGTCGGCACTAAAGAGGAGTGTTATCGCACCTTAGCCGTTGTTCACGATGCCTTTCGGCCGATTCCAGGGCGCTTTAAAGACTACATCGGCCTACCCAAGCCCAACCGTTACCAATCCCTGCATACAGTCGTTATCGGCACTTCCGGACGCCCCATTGAGGTGCAAATTCGCACCCTAGAGATGCACCACGTTGCCGAATACGGTATCGCGGCCCACTGGAAATATAAAGAAACTGGCAGTTCCAGTAATACTCCCGTCACTACGGATGATGAGAAATTTACCTGGCTACGGCAGCTGTTGGAGTGGCAAAACGACCTTAAAGATGCCCAGGAATTCCTAGAAAACGTCAAGGGAAACCTCTTTGATGAAGATGTCTACGTGTTTACCCCTAACGGAGACGTCATCTCCCTCAATCGGGGAGCTACGCCAGTCGATTTTGCCTATCGCATTCATACTGAGGTCGGCAATCACTGTGCCGGGGCCCGAGTCAATGATCGCATTGTCACTCTCGATACTCCCCTAGAAACAGGAGATATCGTTGAGATTATTACCCAGAAAAACAGTCATCCTAGCCTGGACTGGCTCAATTTTGTGGTGACCGCAGGGGCCCGCAACCGCATTCGCCAGTGGTATAAGCGATCCCACCGGGATGAAAACGTTGCCCGCGGCCGCGACATGCTAGAGAAAGAGTTGGGCAAGAATGGCTTTGATGCCCTGCTAAAGTCGGCCCCAGCCCAAGCGGCAGCAGAGCGCTGCAACTACTCCACCGTAGAAGACTTATTGGCTGGTCTAGGCTACGGCGAAGTCACCCTGAATCTGGTAGTGAATCGCCTGCGAGAGGCGGTAAAGGCTCAACAACCGATTGAAGCCGACAGTAAGGAAGCCCCCGATCCAGAACAGTTGATAGCAGAGGCGATTTCCAGTCCGAGCCTGAAGTCCAAGGTATCCCCGTCAACCTCTCCCATCCTGGGAGTGGAAGGATTACTCCATCACATCGCTGGCTGCTGTAATCCCTTACCCGGGGAACCCATCATTGGAGTAGTGTCCCTGGGCAGCCGTGGCATTGCTATTCATCGCCAGGGATGTCCCAATGTGGAGTCGATTCCCGGGGATCGCTTGATTCCAGTCAGTTGGAATCAAGCCGAAAGTAATGGCAATAATCGGCAAACCTATCCAGTGCAAGTCAAAATCGAGGTGATTGACCGAGTAGGTGTCCTCAAAGATATTCTCTCCCATTTGTCCGACTTGCAGATCAATGTCTACAAGGCCCAGGTGAAAACATTCCCCGGACAAACTGCAGAGATAGACCTAGGGCTGGATGTGCGCGACCATGCCCATCTCGATCGCACCTTTAACCAGATTCGCAAGATGACTGATGTATTGAGGTTGCGGCGGGTTAGTGAAGCCGATGGTTAG
- the frr gene encoding ribosome recycling factor — translation MQKAVEATQRAFNTIRTGRANAALLDKVMVEYYGTPTPLKSLANISTPDASTLMIQPYDPGSLSTIEKSISLSDIGLTPNNDGSIIRLNIPPLTSERRQEFVKLAGKYAEEGRVSIRNIRRDGIDFVRKQEKDGTLSEDESRSLQDDVQQLTDKYVAKIDAALEDKEKDIMTV, via the coding sequence ATGCAGAAGGCCGTTGAGGCCACTCAGCGAGCATTTAATACCATTCGCACCGGTCGTGCCAACGCCGCCCTTTTAGACAAGGTCATGGTGGAATACTATGGCACACCGACACCGCTCAAATCTTTAGCTAATATCAGCACACCCGATGCCAGCACCCTAATGATTCAACCCTATGACCCAGGGTCGCTATCTACCATCGAGAAATCCATCTCTCTCTCAGACATCGGGCTAACCCCGAACAACGACGGGTCTATTATCCGACTCAATATTCCACCGCTCACCAGTGAGCGCCGTCAGGAATTTGTAAAGTTAGCCGGTAAATACGCCGAAGAAGGACGCGTCTCCATCCGGAATATCCGCCGAGATGGTATCGACTTCGTACGCAAACAAGAAAAAGATGGCACCCTCTCTGAAGACGAGTCTCGCAGTCTTCAAGATGACGTTCAGCAGCTCACCGACAAGTACGTCGCCAAGATCGACGCTGCCCTAGAAGACAAAGAAAAGGACATCATGACCGTCTAA